DNA from Babesia microti strain RI apicoplast complete genome:
TAAAATAACTGATTTGTAATCAGTAGAATATGAGTTCGACTCTCATTATTAGTTAATTAAATAAAAATAAATAAATTTAATATGTTTATAAAAAAATTAAATAAATTAAAAAAATTAAATTTAATTTTTTTACCTGGATTTACAATAAAAGTAAATAATAAATTTAAACAACAAAAAATAAAATTTATAAATAATAATAATAGTTTAAATATATTTAAATTAAAAGAAAAAATTATAAGAACAATACATAATATTAAAAAAAAAAATCAAATATTTTTTTATAAAATTTTAAATACAAAAAATATATTATGTTTAATAAATAAATTAAAATCTAGATTAGATTATATATTATTTATATCAAATATATATTCTTCTATTTTTCAATCAAAACAAAATATAAAACATAATTTTATTTATGTAAATAATAAAATAATTACTTGTCCTAGTTTTATATTAAAAATAAAATCAATAATAAAAATAAAAAAATTAAATAATTTATATAAATTACCTAATATAAATTATTTTTATTATTTTAAAAAAAATATAAAAAATAATAATATTTTTTTAATAAAATATATATTAGAATTATTTAATAAATATAATAATAATTTAAATTTAAATATAATTTGTTTTAATAATAATAAATTATTAATACAAAAATAAAATATATAAATTAATGTTAGTATAATTTAAAGTTAAAATATTAATTTTCCAAATTAAATATGAGAGTTAAAATCTCTTTACTAATATAAATAAATGTTAGGTATATGCAAATTGATAATGACTTGAGATTGTGATTCTTAAAGTTATGGGTTAAATACCCATCTTATACCCTTTTATTTAATTTTATAGTTAAATTGATATAACAAATAATTGCAGATTATAAATTTTCAGTTTAAATCTGAATAAAATTTAAGCTCTTGTCGTTTAATTGATAGGACAATTTCTTTTCATGAAATAAATAGGAATTAAAATTTCCTCAAGGGTAAGTATAATTTTATATATTTATATTATATAAATATAATAATTTATTATTTTATATATATATATTATATATATATAAAATAATAAATATTTATTATATTATATAATTTATATCTGTAGCTTAGTGGTTATAGCAATGGGCCCATGACTCATTAATTTCAGTAGTTCAAATCTACTCAGATATATATAAATAAAATTAAGAGATATGGTGAAATAGGTAAACACAATGGACTTATTAAATTTATAAATTATTATTTATAATAATTATAAAAATGAGGAATTTTTCTAACTATTGAAAATAAGAATAATTATTTCTGAAATTTTTATATAAAATTTATATAATAAATTCAAACGACTTTAACAAAGTTATTTTATAAAATTTAAAAATAAAAGAAAAAGTCTTGTATAATAAAATAAAAATAATAATACCGCATATTAACATTAATTTAATTATATCGAAAATCCATTTTTAGAAATAAAATTAAGGGTTCAAGTCCCTTTATCTCTAAGAGAAAGAAAAAGGTTTAATATTTAAATTGCTAATTTAAAATATAAGGGTTCGATTCCCTTTCTTTCTGATTTTTTATCAAAAAATGGTGTAATTGATTAACATATTTATTTTGGGTATAAATGATTATTGGTTTAAATCCAATTTTTTTGAAATATATATAATTTGAAATTATAGTTAAATTATAGATATAATATTACATTGTCAATGTAAAGATATGAGTTTGAATCTCATTAATTTCGTATTTGAACTGTTAGCTTAATTTGGTAGAGTTTTCGTCTTTTAAGCGAATGGTTCTGAGTTCGATTCTCAGGCAGTTTAATTAATTTGAAGAAATACCTTAGCGGTCTAAAGGGGTGGTTTGTAGGTCCATTGATAGTTAAATCTTCATCAGTTCGAATCTGATTTTCTTCATTTATATTTATATAAATATATATAAATATATGATTAATAATAATATTATAATTTTAAATAAATATAATATTTATACAAATATTTTTTATACTTTTAAAAGAA
Protein-coding regions in this window:
- the rps4 gene encoding ribosomal protein S4; this translates as MNKFNMFIKKLNKLKKLNLIFLPGFTIKVNNKFKQQKIKFINNNNSLNIFKLKEKIIRTIHNIKKKNQIFFYKILNTKNILCLINKLKSRLDYILFISNIYSSIFQSKQNIKHNFIYVNNKIITCPSFILKIKSIIKIKKLNNLYKLPNINYFYYFKKNIKNNNIFLIKYILELFNKYNNNLNLNIICFNNNKLLIQK